The nucleotide sequence CACCCTCACTACGATGCAGCACCATCAGGTTGATCAACTCGGCGACGTCGTCGACGAGAACGTGGTCCCGGCGTTCTTCGCCCTCACCGAACAAGACAATGTCCTGGCCGTCAGCGACCAAGCGGCGAAAGCGGTTGGGACCATAACCGTTATGCGGATCGTTCGCGCCATAAATCAAGGTCGGGCGAATGATCGCAAGCGGCCCCTTGACGGTGTTGCGCAAGGCAACTTCCCGCGCCAAATGCATAACGCCGTGTAACGAATCAGGCTGAGCCCGGCTGACTTCGGTCAAGGGATCCGCTGAATCGCTAAACACCGCATCGGAACTGACGTAGATCACTTGCGCGACCGGCTTTTGTTCCAACGCAATGCATACATTTTCCAGCATGCGCATGTTGGCGGTAAGCATGGACACGTCCTTCACCGGCGCCTTAGCGGACACGAAAATCAGCACGTCCTGCGGCCTCAACAAGTCCACCAATTTTTCGGAAGCATTTGGCGCTTCAAGGTCCAAATCTTGACGCGTCAAGGAGAGAACATCGACACCCGCCGCTTGAAGTTTTTGCGCTGTGGCGCCGCCGACGAAGCCACCGCCACCAAGTATGACGGCACGTTCAGGCGCCTTAGGTGTAGAGAAATTATGCTTCAACATTCTCTCGTCTCTCCAAGATCAAAGCTTCAATACAGAATGGCAAACGATCACGTCACAGCCACGCTTAGTTTGCGACCAAGCGGACATCCGACAGGTAGACCGTTCCGGTCGTGCTGATGGTGCCGTGAATGGTCAAGCGCAACCAAACCTCAAACACATCGGCGTCGTCTCCAACTTTATGATCCCAGGTCAATTCTCGCCAATCTTCGTTTAAGTCGGTGAGGGCGAAATACGGAACCAGTTTGCCGTCATTTGAATAATAGGCCGCCGCACCGAACTTGATCGGTGTGTCCGCTTTCACTTTCATGGAAACCTTCACCGTCTTGCCGCGTACGATCGCGGCATTGGGAAGAGAGAAGCCGATGCGCCAGTCGACGCCTTCCAATGGCGTTCCCGGAAGCTTGGTGATTTCCATGGTGCACGAAGGGGCATCCACTCCTTCGGGGCGCGTCCAACTCGAGGTATCGAGCACAATGTTCGGGGCGGTTTTGTTGAGGTTGCTGATGAATGCAGTCCATTTTGCAACCCCTTCCTCGCCGACGGGCACTTCAGCGCCGTTGACCACCACCTTGGTCGGACACTTTTCCTGCAAATCCCAGGGCGTATTCATCTCGCTGGTCTGTTCAGCCTGAAGCATCAAGGCCAGCATCAGCAAAACAGCGACACTCAACGCGACGCCGAAAAACAATTTGATCTTTTTCATATCGTTTCGTGCTCCATGAAATTCCGTTATGGCCGGCCGGCCGACGCTTGCGAAAGATAACCGTTTTTCATCAAAGCATCTGCAATGGCATTGGCGTATAAATCCATCCCCCACGGCGACGGATGAAAGTTCGTCGGCGATGCGTTCATTTTTTCCGCATCTTTAAGGGGCATCGGCATGTATTGGGTCAAAGGCAAAACATTTTGCCCGGTTACCCGTTCAAGGCTGGCCCACAGTTCTTCATCATGTTGGCCAGGAATCATTTCTTTGTTTTCAATCACCTCGGGATAAATCGGCAGGTGAATTATTGCCATTGGCACACCCGTGTCTTTGACAATTTGGACCTTTTTCATGAATTGCTGATCGGTTTGATAATCGTTGTAATCGATTTTGGGAATCCGAAAGACTTCCTTCTCACCCATATCGTATGCATCTCCGGTCAGGACACGTGCCAACAAGAACGAATACTTTAGAGAATAAGGATCAGGGAAGGCGTAACCGGCTTCACGGGCCATACGCCTATATTGGAATTCAAGGTCGCGGATCAACGGATTCTCCGTTTGGGTTTTCAGGTTCTCTTGGCACCAATCCCAATTCGCTTTCGCGTTAAGGACGAACGTATCGTTAGCCCTGTCGATGCTTGGATTCGGATTAGGCTCACCCGTCGTCAAAACGCGAGACTCACCGTTGATTTCCGTAACCGTTCGCCAAATTCGAATTCGCGTCAGATCATCGGTGATGAACGTGAACACCACGAGGTCGGGTTTCCACTCGGAAATTTTGGCCGCAGCCAAATCAAACATTTGCAGAATGCCGTATCCATCTCGGCCAAAATTGACCACATGAACATCAAGGTTCAAGCGCTCCGACAAAATATCCTGCATGCGCATGGGAAACGTTTGGCCCGCGACATAAAAGGCCGGAAAGGAATCACCAAACACCAAGACTTTTAAATCGGCTTTCTCATACGAGCCGCGGATGGGACCAATGTTACCGCGTTCATTGATTGTCTGAATGAGATTACACTGAGACACTTTGCCGTCGCGGATACCGGTATAGGTGATTTCGCGGCCCGGTGGGTATACGAATCCAAAATCCTTGTCGTATTCCCAGTGGGACTTGTCGTATAAGCCAAAAGTCGGATGCTCTCGATTGCGCGCCGCAAAAAATTTTTCATGGTTATCAAAGTTCAAATAGAACCGATAACCGATTTCAACAGTCACGAAGCTAACCAATGTGGACAAGATCACCAGAGCAACGTTCACAATGTTTTTCATCAATTGTTCCAACCTACGTGGCTATTAGCCCTACTTGATAAGGTTATTGTCGATAACCATTTTGGTGATCGCATCTGCATATATTTTCATGCCGAAGGGACCGGGGTGTAAATTATCCGGTGAGGCATCCATACGGCTGGGTTTTTCCAGGGGCATCGGGATGTAATCGGTCACGCCAAGAATTTTTTTACCCGTGACACTTTCCAGACTATTCCACAAAGCGGCTCTTTTGGGGAACAAGTCAGCTTCCTTTCCCATAGCCACCTCGGGAGAGACGGGCAAATGCACAATCACATATGGTATGCCCATTTTTTCCAGTGCATCGAGCTTTTGAACGAATTGTTCGTCTTGCGCGTAATCTTCAAAAGGAACCCGAGGGATCGTAAATTGCTCGCGATCACTGCTATAGAAAGGATCACCGTGGACCAGGCGATTATAGAGGAAGGAGTGTTCCAAAGACCATGGATCAGGGAACCAGTATCCCGCCTCGCGCGCCATGCGGCGATAGCGATAAAACAAATCTTGCAACAACGCATCCTTAAGGTGCGCATCCTCTTTTCCCAGCACTGATTGGCACCACTCCGGCGTTGCGCGTTCTTCGATGACAAACGTATCCTGGGACCGATCAATGCTTGGGTTTGGCTCGGGATCGATCGTCGTTAAGACTCGCTTTTCCCCATTCACCGATGTCACCGTCCGCCAGATCCGAACGCGATCCAGGTCATCCGTCGTAAACGTGATGATCGCCAGATCGGGCTTCCACTCTGGCAACTTGGCCACGGCCGTGTCGAAAACTTGCAGAACCCCGGTGCCGTCTCTGCCAAAATTCACAACGTGTACCGACTTATTCAAACGTTCAGACAAGGTTTCCTGCAGCTTTGCAGGAAATGTCATGCCATCAACGATGAAAGCCGGAAACGAGTCGCCAAAGACAGCGATTTTGACATCGGCGGACGCATAGTCTCCGCGAATGGGGCCGATGTTGCCCCGCTCATTGATCGTGTTGAAACTTGTGCAGCCACGCACCACACCGGCACTGATGAAGGTCTGATGAATTTCGCGGTTAGGCGGATATACATACCCCAACTCTTTGTCGAATTCCCAATGCGAAAAATTGTAGAGACCAAACGTCGGCAAGCCCCGGTTCAACGCGTAATTAAATTTTTCAGGATTGCTCAGATAAAGATAATAACGATAGCCAGATTCCGCAGCCACGAAGCTAATGATGACCGAAACGACCATAAGAATAGTGTTAAACAAGATGTCTTTGATATTCATCATCACAGAACCACTCAATAGGTTAAATGTAATCGTTGAGATGCGAAATCATGGCACGCACGTCTTCTGGAGATATATGGCGATTGGTTGGAAGCGCTTGGTAGATCAGCTCATCGTAAACCAAATAACGCCGCGGATCGCCATTTGCCGTTTTTTCATCAACGTAGCGATCCGTGTGCGGATTCAACCAGTCGGACGGGGGTTTACCCTCCGACATGCGGCGCCCAAGTTTCTCTTCACTGAGCCACACTTTTAGCCGCCGCAGAAAGTTGTCCAGCCTTGATGGGGGATAGGCTCGACGCGGGTGTTTAGGGCGTTCCGTTTGTCCGGAATAAACCCAGCGATCCCACACGCCCTTGACGATCTCGGCTGGTTCGTCATGAGCAATTGATCCGTCGATCATGAAATCGAGGATCGTCTGATCCAGCATAGGGGCGAGGTAACGCAGATGCATAAGGTCGACGATGCGCTTGCGCTTTTCTTCGTCATAGGTACTGGCAAGGTGGGTGTCGCGCGCCAGCGCGTCGAGTATCGGTTTGCGGTACGTCAAATATTCCCGGAACATACGTTCCGGCCCCTTCGGCAACATCTCGTGCGGATGCCAACCATCGGTGGCGAGTGACTGATCGGTGTTGCGCGCCAGGAAGAAACTATCGAGCCGCGCGACCCCACCTTCGATCAGCGACATACTTGAACCGACCAACTCCATGAACAAGAGAATGCCCATTTGCGCGGCGGTCGCCTGCGCTCGTTGCGCCACTTCGGTTCGATATACCGGGTAGAAAATGACGTCGTAATAACGAAGCTGCTGCGCCAAGCGTTTCAACGCGTTGTCACCGGCGATCGAGCTTCCCGTTTGAATCGCGTACGTCAGTTTAAAGACATCTTCCTCGATGAAATTCACGTAATATCCGTGCGCGCCGACGTAGAAAGGATTTTCTTCAAGAAAATCGACGCAATCTTGAATTCGATCGGTGAAGAGAATGTCGTCGTCCGCGCAAAACGAACAATACGGCGTGGTGACGAGCTTGAGACCTTCCGCGAACTTCACAAACGGCTCCATGTCGGGATCGAAGCGGGCGTAACGTACGTTCAGATTGGTTCCGCTGAGAACCTCTGCATTTGCTTCCAGCGCGGCTTCATCGCGACTGGAATCAAGCACGATAATTTGGAACCCCACATTGCGACGCGACAAATACGTGACGAGGCGCTCGAAGTTTTTCGGTCTGTTATACGTTGGAATCAGCAACGTATAGACATCATTGATATGAGACGGCACCCGACCCTCCAAATTCAATCATCAAAACACCTCATGAAACCGCAGTCGCGTCGTTTCATGCCCCCCAAAAAGCCAACTGAGAAACGCCCCAGTATTTTCCTTCGACGCCTTCCAAAGCGCGAATACGCCAATACCTCGCCGAACGTGACGGTTTGACGTCGTAACTGTGGTCCAACCGCCCTTGCGCAAGATCGATACATTCAACCATTTGCACATCCTCAAGAAAACCATCATTGCTGTATTCAAGGGCAACTCTCATCACCCCCGCGATATCGGCGCAATTTTCCACTTGGCGAAGGATGAAGCCCCGCACCTCCACGGCATTGCCTTCGCCGAAATCATAGCCAATCCATGCACTATCCCAACCGTCGGACGCCGTATCGGGCGATTTCCAATACACGAAAGGATTGGCTTCCAAAAACAGGTTGGGGCCATGATTTTCGGCATGGTGGTAACTGATCGGAGCCAGACCAACAAAGGCCTTCATGAAGGCCATAGCGTCGGGCACATCGTCACGCCCCGCGACGTCGCTAAACTCGATATCCACAACGCCCCAACTCCCCATTTCCAAGGGACTGGCATCGACCACCCTCCAAAATCTGGCGGAATGAGTTTGATCGACGTTGAATGTTTGCCATCCCGATTGGCGCAGCGTCCGAACCGTTGCGATCTCTTTCAAATCCTCGGTAAACGCGGCATCTGAGGCGGTCTCTAATCTTAAGGTCAGCTCGCCACGCGTGCGCACCCCCGCCAGCCATTGACGCACACCAAAGCGGCGCACTTCCATGAGGCTGGTTTCGCCCGCGTCGACGCCCAACCACTCGTGAGAGTTTTCAACATCATCATCGACTGGCGTCAGCAACGGCAGAGGACCATCACCAAAAGATCTATGCCCTTTAGGTAACGCCCCTGCCAACAGCACGTTGCCATCCCAAAACGCCAGATCGACCACGCCCCATGGCCCGCCTTCCGTGCCTTCGAGGGCGAGCAGGCGCCAATAACGCGCGGACCTTGTTTCTGCCACGTGAAATTCGTTATTGAGGCGGTTGTGGAACAGATGGAACACACCAACGGTTTTCACATCACCGTGAAAGCTGTCATCGCTGCACTGAAGGGCCACAACCGGAACCGTATTGGATTGGAAGCCCCCCACCCATTGACGGACCGCAAAGCGGTTCACCTCGACTGCGTGGCCCACGCCGAAATCATACCCAATCCAGGCTACCTCTGCCACGCCTTGGCCAGAGTCCGGCGATAGCCATCGCGATGAAGTGTCGCCATCAAACGCCATGCTTGGTGGATACCCCTCGACATGATGATAACTGATCGACGCGCTGCCTTCAAAGGCGTGGGACCGGTTGATCGCGCCGCGTGGCAAAACCGGCTCAGGATGATCGCTGAATTCCAGCGCTGTAATACCCCACTTGCCGCCACCGGTTTCCATATCGTCTCGAATCCGCCAATAGCGCGCAGGCTGAGAAGCCGCGATGTCATAGGCTTGAAAGTCCATGGTCCGGTCCAATGTGACGGTATCGACCAAATTGATGTTTCGCACGAAACCATCGTTGCTGGATTCGACCTTCACACGTCCAACGGTGTTCGGCCTTTGCCCATAATCCCATTGCTGTATACCGAAGCGACGCACATGGATCTCGTTGCCATGACCGAAGTCGTATCCGATCCACGAGTCACCAACCTTGTTGGTGTTCACATTGGCGGACACCCAGAACGTATCGTTCTTGCCGTCAAACGCCCGCGCGGAACGATTGGGTGCGGAATAACCGCTGCAAATCGGGCGCCATTTCGGATGGCTGTCTTCGACCTCGAGGTGTTCAATGTTCTGGTTGAAGGCAAGTTCGGCAACCCCCCAGCGCCCGCCGTCCGTTCCAGAAGCGGCAAGCAGACGCCAATAGCGTGCCTTGTGAGAAGAGGTAAATTCGTAACTGTTTCGTCCAATGACGGCCGCGACCGGAATTTCGGTCACCGTTTGAATGTCGTCTTGAAAGCCATCGTTGCTGCACTGAACCTGCACAGCGGTCACCAAATTGTTCTCTTCCCCGCCGCACCATTGACGTAACGTGAATTGGCGTACGGCAACCTCTTGATCTTCGCCGAAGTCGTAACCGATAGCAGCCTTGCCCTTCACGGCTTGCCCCGTTTCCTTAGACATCCACTTCGTTCGGATTCCGCCACTAAACGCATTTTCGCAGCCGAACCCATCCGCTTGCCCAGATGCCAACGGTGAACCACCCTTAGGCGGGGCGGGCTGCGTAGGGTTGTCGAGAAGGCCTTGGTGATAGATGTTGAGCACTTCCTCAACTGCGCCGGATACGATGATCTCGCCACTATCAAGAAGCACCGCACGGGTACAGATCGTGCGGATAATGTCATCCGAATGTGATGCCAGGACGACGATGCTCGAATTATCCATAAACTCAATGGCACGCATCTTGGCTTTTTCGATAAAGTGCGCATCGCCTGCGCCGATCACTTCATCCAAAAGCAGAATATCTTGGCGTACACTGGTCGCAATGCCAAAGCTTAAGCGCACCTTCATACCGCTTGAGTATGTGCGCAGGGGCATCGACAGATATTCGCCCAGCTCGCAAAACTCCACAATCTGCTCGCGCGCCTCTTCGATTTCAGCCCCGCGTAGCCCCATCAAACGACAGCCGTAATCGATAGCCTCGAATCCCGTGACGTCGTCACTCAATCCGATGCCGCCGCCCAAGACCACCGACACGGTGCCCGATGTCTTCACGGAGCCTTTGGTCGCGGAATAAATGCCCGCCATCAACCGCAGCATGGTCGACTTACCCGCACCATTGCGCCCGATCAACCCGATACGGTCGCCGGCTTCGATTTTGAGCGAAATATCGTGCAGCGCCCTCACGATCACCTTGGAACCTGCGTCCTGGCGCAGCTTGCCGCCGCTACTGTAACGCACCAACTGAGAACGCAGTGATTTTGCATCCGCCGTCAAGACGGGATATTCGACATCAACTCCGTCGAGTTCGAGCTTGATGACACCCTTGCTCATATCACTTTCCCGAACTGACTAAGATCGAATGCCTTGGCGTTTACGACCGAACGCATGTGCAAAATGTTCCGCTTCATAACCAATACGCCAATCGCCGCAAATATTTTGAACCGACGAAAAAGGTCACCAGCATGCCGACGACAGTGATCGCTGCCACGACTACCCATGACGTCAAAGGCGGTGCAT is from Magnetovibrio sp. and encodes:
- a CDS encoding SGNH/GDSL hydrolase family protein yields the protein MMNIKDILFNTILMVVSVIISFVAAESGYRYYLYLSNPEKFNYALNRGLPTFGLYNFSHWEFDKELGYVYPPNREIHQTFISAGVVRGCTSFNTINERGNIGPIRGDYASADVKIAVFGDSFPAFIVDGMTFPAKLQETLSERLNKSVHVVNFGRDGTGVLQVFDTAVAKLPEWKPDLAIITFTTDDLDRVRIWRTVTSVNGEKRVLTTIDPEPNPSIDRSQDTFVIEERATPEWCQSVLGKEDAHLKDALLQDLFYRYRRMAREAGYWFPDPWSLEHSFLYNRLVHGDPFYSSDREQFTIPRVPFEDYAQDEQFVQKLDALEKMGIPYVIVHLPVSPEVAMGKEADLFPKRAALWNSLESVTGKKILGVTDYIPMPLEKPSRMDASPDNLHPGPFGMKIYADAITKMVIDNNLIK
- a CDS encoding SGNH/GDSL hydrolase family protein gives rise to the protein MKNIVNVALVILSTLVSFVTVEIGYRFYLNFDNHEKFFAARNREHPTFGLYDKSHWEYDKDFGFVYPPGREITYTGIRDGKVSQCNLIQTINERGNIGPIRGSYEKADLKVLVFGDSFPAFYVAGQTFPMRMQDILSERLNLDVHVVNFGRDGYGILQMFDLAAAKISEWKPDLVVFTFITDDLTRIRIWRTVTEINGESRVLTTGEPNPNPSIDRANDTFVLNAKANWDWCQENLKTQTENPLIRDLEFQYRRMAREAGYAFPDPYSLKYSFLLARVLTGDAYDMGEKEVFRIPKIDYNDYQTDQQFMKKVQIVKDTGVPMAIIHLPIYPEVIENKEMIPGQHDEELWASLERVTGQNVLPLTQYMPMPLKDAEKMNASPTNFHPSPWGMDLYANAIADALMKNGYLSQASAGRP
- a CDS encoding ATP-binding cassette domain-containing protein, giving the protein MSKGVIKLELDGVDVEYPVLTADAKSLRSQLVRYSSGGKLRQDAGSKVIVRALHDISLKIEAGDRIGLIGRNGAGKSTMLRLMAGIYSATKGSVKTSGTVSVVLGGGIGLSDDVTGFEAIDYGCRLMGLRGAEIEEAREQIVEFCELGEYLSMPLRTYSSGMKVRLSFGIATSVRQDILLLDEVIGAGDAHFIEKAKMRAIEFMDNSSIVVLASHSDDIIRTICTRAVLLDSGEIIVSGAVEEVLNIYHQGLLDNPTQPAPPKGGSPLASGQADGFGCENAFSGGIRTKWMSKETGQAVKGKAAIGYDFGEDQEVAVRQFTLRQWCGGEENNLVTAVQVQCSNDGFQDDIQTVTEIPVAAVIGRNSYEFTSSHKARYWRLLAASGTDGGRWGVAELAFNQNIEHLEVEDSHPKWRPICSGYSAPNRSARAFDGKNDTFWVSANVNTNKVGDSWIGYDFGHGNEIHVRRFGIQQWDYGQRPNTVGRVKVESSNDGFVRNINLVDTVTLDRTMDFQAYDIAASQPARYWRIRDDMETGGGKWGITALEFSDHPEPVLPRGAINRSHAFEGSASISYHHVEGYPPSMAFDGDTSSRWLSPDSGQGVAEVAWIGYDFGVGHAVEVNRFAVRQWVGGFQSNTVPVVALQCSDDSFHGDVKTVGVFHLFHNRLNNEFHVAETRSARYWRLLALEGTEGGPWGVVDLAFWDGNVLLAGALPKGHRSFGDGPLPLLTPVDDDVENSHEWLGVDAGETSLMEVRRFGVRQWLAGVRTRGELTLRLETASDAAFTEDLKEIATVRTLRQSGWQTFNVDQTHSARFWRVVDASPLEMGSWGVVDIEFSDVAGRDDVPDAMAFMKAFVGLAPISYHHAENHGPNLFLEANPFVYWKSPDTASDGWDSAWIGYDFGEGNAVEVRGFILRQVENCADIAGVMRVALEYSNDGFLEDVQMVECIDLAQGRLDHSYDVKPSRSARYWRIRALEGVEGKYWGVSQLAFWGA
- a CDS encoding TIGR00180 family glycosyltransferase, with translation MPSHINDVYTLLIPTYNRPKNFERLVTYLSRRNVGFQIIVLDSSRDEAALEANAEVLSGTNLNVRYARFDPDMEPFVKFAEGLKLVTTPYCSFCADDDILFTDRIQDCVDFLEENPFYVGAHGYYVNFIEEDVFKLTYAIQTGSSIAGDNALKRLAQQLRYYDVIFYPVYRTEVAQRAQATAAQMGILLFMELVGSSMSLIEGGVARLDSFFLARNTDQSLATDGWHPHEMLPKGPERMFREYLTYRKPILDALARDTHLASTYDEEKRKRIVDLMHLRYLAPMLDQTILDFMIDGSIAHDEPAEIVKGVWDRWVYSGQTERPKHPRRAYPPSRLDNFLRRLKVWLSEEKLGRRMSEGKPPSDWLNPHTDRYVDEKTANGDPRRYLVYDELIYQALPTNRHISPEDVRAMISHLNDYI
- a CDS encoding NAD(P)-dependent oxidoreductase; protein product: MLKHNFSTPKAPERAVILGGGGFVGGATAQKLQAAGVDVLSLTRQDLDLEAPNASEKLVDLLRPQDVLIFVSAKAPVKDVSMLTANMRMLENVCIALEQKPVAQVIYVSSDAVFSDSADPLTEVSRAQPDSLHGVMHLAREVALRNTVKGPLAIIRPTLIYGANDPHNGYGPNRFRRLVADGQDIVLFGEGEERRDHVLVDDVAELINLMVLHRSEGDLNAATGRVASFREIAEMVVGNAASPVSIKGSPRSGPMPHNGYRPFDPRATKDAFPDFSYTPLEQGLKMVQDASGDD